A genome region from Bradyrhizobium sp. WSM1417 includes the following:
- a CDS encoding F0F1 ATP synthase subunit delta, with protein MAAEDTSVSGVSGRYATALFELARDQKVVDEVKADLEKFEGMLNESADLKRLVRSPVFAADAQSRALSAVLDRAGIAGISANFLKVLTANRRLFAVADVIRAYRALVAKFKGEATADVTVAEALSDKNLDALKVALKSVTGKDVALNVKVDPSIIGGLVVKLGSRMIDSSLRTKLNSIKHAMKEAG; from the coding sequence GTGGCTGCAGAAGATACGTCCGTTTCCGGTGTGTCGGGCCGTTATGCAACGGCCTTGTTTGAACTGGCCCGCGACCAGAAAGTGGTCGACGAGGTCAAAGCCGATCTCGAGAAATTCGAGGGCATGCTGAACGAAAGCGCCGATCTGAAGCGCCTCGTCCGCAGCCCGGTTTTCGCGGCCGACGCCCAGTCCAGGGCCCTCTCGGCCGTTTTGGACAGAGCGGGCATCGCCGGTATCTCCGCCAATTTCCTGAAAGTGCTGACCGCCAACCGCCGCCTGTTCGCGGTGGCTGATGTCATCCGCGCCTATCGCGCCCTGGTCGCCAAGTTCAAGGGCGAGGCAACGGCCGACGTCACCGTGGCGGAGGCGCTCTCGGACAAGAATCTCGACGCCCTCAAGGTTGCCCTGAAGTCGGTGACCGGCAAGGACGTCGCGCTCAACGTGAAGGTCGATCCCTCGATCATCGGTGGCCTCGTGGTCAAGCTTGGCAGCCGGATGATCGATAGCTCGCTTCGCACCAAACTCAATTCGATCAAGCACGCGATGAAAGAGGCAGGCTGA
- the atpA gene encoding F0F1 ATP synthase subunit alpha, protein MDIRAAEISAILKDQIKNFGQEAEVSEVGQVLSVGDGIARVYGLDNVQAGEMVEFENGTRGMALNLETDNVGIVIFGADREIKEGQTVKRTRAIVDAPVGKGLLGRVVDALGNPIDGKGPIHADKRMRVDVKAPGIIPRKSVNEPMATGLKAIDALIPIGRGQRELIIGDRQTGKTAIALDTILNQKPLNAQPDENIKLYCVYVAIGQKRSTVAQFVKVLEEQGALEYSIIVAATASDPAPMQYIAPFTGCTMGEYFRDNGMHAVIIYDDLSKQAVAYRQMSLLLRRPPGREAYPGDVFYLHSRLLERAAKLNKDQGSGSLTALPVIETQANDVSAYIPTNVISITDGQIFLETDLFFQGIRPAVNVGLSVSRVGSSAQTKATKKVAGKIKGELAQYREMAAFAQFGSDLDASTQRLLNRGSRLTELLKQPQFAPLKMEEQVCVIWAGTNGYLDPLPVNKVRAFEDGLLSLLRGKNVEILNAIRDSRDLSDDTAAKLKSVVEGFAKSFA, encoded by the coding sequence ATGGACATCCGCGCCGCGGAAATTTCCGCGATCCTCAAGGACCAGATCAAGAATTTCGGCCAGGAAGCTGAAGTCTCCGAAGTCGGACAGGTGCTGTCCGTCGGCGACGGTATCGCCCGCGTTTACGGTCTGGATAACGTCCAGGCCGGTGAAATGGTCGAGTTCGAGAACGGCACCCGCGGCATGGCGCTGAACCTCGAAACCGACAACGTCGGTATCGTCATTTTCGGCGCCGACCGCGAGATCAAGGAAGGTCAGACCGTCAAGCGCACCCGCGCCATCGTGGACGCGCCGGTCGGCAAGGGCCTGCTCGGCCGCGTCGTCGACGCGCTCGGCAATCCCATCGACGGCAAGGGCCCGATCCACGCCGACAAGCGCATGCGCGTCGACGTCAAGGCGCCCGGCATCATTCCGCGCAAATCGGTGAACGAGCCGATGGCGACCGGCCTCAAGGCGATCGACGCCCTGATCCCTATTGGCCGCGGCCAGCGCGAGCTCATCATCGGCGACCGTCAGACCGGCAAGACCGCGATCGCGCTCGACACCATCCTCAACCAGAAGCCGCTCAACGCGCAGCCGGACGAGAACATCAAGCTGTATTGCGTCTACGTCGCGATCGGCCAGAAGCGCTCGACCGTTGCCCAGTTCGTGAAAGTGCTGGAAGAGCAGGGCGCGCTCGAATATTCGATCATCGTCGCCGCCACCGCGTCCGATCCGGCGCCGATGCAGTACATCGCGCCGTTCACCGGCTGCACCATGGGCGAGTACTTCCGCGACAACGGCATGCACGCCGTCATCATCTATGACGATTTGTCCAAGCAGGCCGTCGCCTACCGCCAAATGTCGCTCCTGCTGCGCCGCCCGCCGGGCCGCGAAGCCTATCCGGGCGACGTGTTCTATCTGCATTCCCGCCTGCTCGAGCGCGCGGCGAAGCTGAACAAGGACCAGGGCTCGGGCTCGCTGACGGCGCTGCCGGTCATCGAAACCCAGGCCAACGACGTGTCGGCCTACATTCCGACTAACGTCATCTCGATCACCGACGGCCAGATCTTCCTGGAAACCGACCTGTTCTTCCAGGGCATCCGCCCCGCGGTGAACGTCGGTCTGTCGGTGTCGCGCGTCGGCTCCTCGGCGCAGACCAAGGCCACCAAGAAGGTCGCCGGCAAGATCAAGGGCGAGCTCGCGCAGTACCGCGAAATGGCGGCGTTCGCGCAGTTCGGCTCCGACCTCGACGCCTCGACCCAGCGCCTGCTCAACCGCGGCTCGCGTCTCACCGAGCTCCTGAAGCAGCCGCAGTTCGCGCCGCTGAAGATGGAAGAGCAGGTCTGCGTGATCTGGGCCGGCACCAACGGCTATCTCGATCCGCTTCCGGTCAACAAGGTGCGCGCGTTCGAGGACGGTCTGTTGTCGCTGCTGCGCGGCAAGAATGTCGAGATCCTCAACGCGATCCGCGACAGCCGCGATCTCTCCGACGACACCGCCGCCAAGCTGAAGTCGGTGGTCGAAGGTTTCGCCAAGAGCTTCGCATAA
- a CDS encoding F0F1 ATP synthase subunit gamma: MASLKDMRVRIASTKATQKITKAMQMVAASRLRRAQQAAEAARPYADKMSAVISNIASAAAGSPGAPVLLAGTGKDQVHLLLVCTGERGLSGAFNSSIVRLARERAQSLMAQGKEVKFFCVGRKGYEQLRRLYDKQIVEHLDLRGVRQLGFVNAEDIAKKVLARFDNGEFDVCTLFYAQFKSVIAQVPTAQQIIPLTVEEKAANAPSTSYDYEPEEDELLSGLLPRNIAVQIFRALLENNASFYGAQMSSMDNATRNAGEMIRKQTQIYNRTRQAQITKELIEIISGAEAV; this comes from the coding sequence ATGGCGTCACTTAAAGACATGCGCGTCCGCATCGCCTCCACCAAGGCGACGCAGAAGATCACCAAGGCCATGCAAATGGTTGCGGCGTCCCGGTTGCGCCGCGCCCAGCAAGCGGCCGAGGCGGCGCGGCCCTATGCCGACAAGATGAGCGCGGTGATCTCCAACATCGCCAGCGCTGCCGCCGGTTCGCCCGGCGCGCCGGTGCTGCTGGCCGGCACCGGCAAGGATCAGGTTCACCTGCTGCTGGTCTGCACCGGCGAGCGCGGCCTGTCCGGCGCCTTCAACTCCTCGATCGTGCGCCTCGCGCGCGAGCGCGCCCAGTCGCTGATGGCGCAGGGCAAGGAAGTCAAATTCTTCTGCGTCGGACGCAAGGGCTACGAGCAGCTCCGCCGCCTGTACGACAAGCAGATCGTCGAGCATCTCGACCTGCGTGGCGTTCGTCAGCTCGGCTTCGTCAACGCCGAGGACATCGCAAAGAAGGTTCTGGCCCGCTTCGACAACGGCGAATTCGACGTCTGCACGCTGTTCTACGCGCAGTTCAAGTCGGTGATCGCCCAAGTCCCGACCGCGCAGCAGATCATTCCGCTGACCGTGGAAGAAAAGGCGGCGAACGCGCCGTCGACGTCCTACGACTACGAGCCGGAGGAAGACGAACTCCTCTCCGGCCTGTTGCCGCGGAATATCGCGGTGCAGATTTTCCGTGCGCTGCTGGAAAACAACGCCTCGTTCTACGGCGCCCAGATGAGCTCGATGGACAACGCCACCCGCAACGCGGGCGAAATGATCCGCAAGCAAACCCAGATCTACAACCGAACCCGTCAAGCCCAGATCACCAAGGAGCTGATCGAGATCATCTCCGGCGCCGAGGCGGTCTGA
- the atpD gene encoding F0F1 ATP synthase subunit beta: MATAATQVGRVTQVMGAVVDVQFEGHLPAILNSLETRNGNIRLVLEVAQHLGESTVRTIAMDVTEGLVRGQEVTDTGQPISVPVGAGTLGRIMNVIGEPIDEAGPIQSEGTRAIHQEAPTYTDQSTEAEILVTGIKVVDLLAPYAKGGKIGLFGGAGVGKTVLIQELINNVAKAHGGYSVFAGVGERTREGNDLYHEFIESKVNADPHNPDPSVKSKCALVFGQMNEPPGARARVGLTGLTVAEHFRDQGQDVLFFVDNIFRFTQAGSEVSALLGRIPSAVGYQPTLATDMGALQERITTTQKGSITSVQAIYVPADDLTDPAPATSFAHLDATTVLNRAISEKGIYPAVDPLDSTSRMLSPLVVGQEHYDTARQVQQVLQRYKSLQDIIAILGMDELSEEDKLTVARARKIERFLSQPFHVAEIFTGSPGKFVDLADTIKGFRGLCEGKYDHLPEAAFYMVGTIEEAIEKGKKLAAEAA, translated from the coding sequence ATGGCTACAGCAGCTACCCAGGTCGGTCGTGTCACCCAAGTCATGGGCGCCGTCGTCGACGTTCAGTTCGAAGGCCATCTGCCGGCCATTCTGAATTCGTTGGAAACCAGGAACGGCAACATCCGCCTCGTGCTGGAAGTTGCGCAGCATCTCGGTGAGTCCACCGTGCGCACGATCGCGATGGACGTGACCGAAGGTCTGGTCCGCGGCCAGGAAGTGACCGACACCGGTCAGCCGATCTCGGTTCCCGTCGGTGCGGGCACGCTCGGCCGCATCATGAACGTGATCGGCGAGCCGATCGACGAAGCCGGCCCGATCCAGTCCGAAGGCACGCGCGCCATCCACCAGGAAGCGCCGACCTACACCGACCAGTCGACCGAAGCCGAGATTCTCGTCACCGGCATCAAGGTCGTCGACTTGCTCGCGCCCTACGCCAAGGGCGGCAAGATCGGCCTGTTCGGCGGCGCCGGCGTCGGCAAGACCGTGCTGATTCAGGAGCTGATCAACAACGTCGCGAAGGCGCACGGTGGTTATTCCGTGTTCGCCGGCGTCGGCGAGCGTACCCGCGAGGGCAACGACCTCTATCACGAGTTCATCGAGTCCAAGGTCAACGCCGATCCGCACAATCCGGATCCGAGCGTCAAGTCGAAGTGCGCGCTGGTGTTCGGCCAGATGAACGAGCCGCCCGGCGCCCGCGCCCGCGTCGGCCTCACCGGTCTGACCGTCGCCGAGCACTTCCGTGACCAGGGCCAGGACGTGCTGTTCTTCGTGGACAACATCTTCCGCTTCACCCAGGCCGGTTCTGAAGTGTCGGCGCTGCTCGGTCGTATCCCGAGCGCCGTGGGTTACCAGCCGACGCTCGCCACCGACATGGGCGCGCTGCAGGAGCGCATCACCACCACGCAGAAGGGTTCGATCACCTCGGTGCAGGCCATTTACGTTCCGGCCGACGATTTGACCGACCCGGCGCCCGCGACCTCGTTCGCGCATTTGGACGCCACCACGGTGTTGAACCGCGCGATCTCGGAAAAGGGCATCTACCCGGCGGTGGACCCGCTCGACTCGACCTCGCGCATGCTCTCGCCGCTCGTCGTCGGCCAGGAGCACTACGACACCGCGCGTCAGGTCCAGCAGGTGCTGCAGCGCTACAAGTCGCTGCAGGACATCATCGCCATTCTCGGCATGGACGAGCTTTCGGAAGAGGACAAGCTGACGGTGGCCCGCGCCCGCAAGATCGAGCGCTTCCTGTCGCAGCCGTTCCACGTCGCCGAAATCTTCACCGGCTCGCCCGGCAAGTTCGTCGACCTCGCGGACACCATCAAGGGCTTCCGCGGCCTCTGCGAAGGCAAGTATGATCACCTGCCGGAAGCCGCCTTCTACATGGTCGGCACCATCGAAGAGGCGATCGAGAAGGGCAAGAAGCTGGCGGCCGAGGCGGCCTAA
- a CDS encoding F0F1 ATP synthase subunit epsilon → MATFHFDLVSPEKLAFSGEVDQVDIPGVEGDFGVLAGHAPVVAAIRPGILTVTTGGKHEKIIVLGGIAEVSDKGLTVLADVATSLAELDRAQFAATVSEMEEALKEHEGDEFDQAIARLDHFKSIQHELNSTAMH, encoded by the coding sequence ATGGCCACCTTCCACTTCGATCTCGTCTCGCCGGAAAAGCTCGCCTTCTCGGGCGAAGTCGACCAGGTCGATATCCCCGGCGTCGAGGGTGACTTCGGCGTGCTGGCGGGACATGCGCCGGTCGTGGCCGCGATCCGGCCCGGCATTCTCACCGTGACCACCGGCGGCAAGCACGAGAAGATCATCGTGCTCGGCGGTATCGCCGAAGTTTCCGACAAGGGACTGACCGTGCTCGCCGACGTCGCGACCTCGCTGGCCGAGCTCGACCGCGCCCAGTTCGCCGCGACCGTCTCGGAGATGGAAGAGGCATTGAAGGAACACGAGGGCGACGAGTTCGATCAGGCCATCGCACGGCTCGACCACTTCAAGAGCATCCAGCACGAGCTCAACAGCACGGCGATGCACTAA
- a CDS encoding RNA pyrophosphohydrolase: MSIEKPYRPNVGIALFNAYGRVLIGHRFKGDGPEIILPGLDWQMPQGGVDEGEDLRDAALRELWEETSVKSATYLGETDWLTYEFPPYDGPQTHRLAKFRGQRQKWFALRFTGKDDEIDPLTPRNGQPAEFDAWRWERLDRVPDVVVPFRRHVYSAVAQQFASFAN, from the coding sequence GTGAGCATTGAAAAACCCTATCGTCCCAATGTCGGAATCGCGCTGTTCAATGCCTATGGCCGCGTGCTGATCGGGCACCGCTTCAAGGGCGACGGACCCGAGATCATCCTGCCGGGCTTGGACTGGCAGATGCCGCAGGGCGGCGTCGACGAGGGCGAGGATTTGCGCGACGCCGCGCTGCGCGAGCTCTGGGAAGAGACCAGCGTCAAGAGCGCCACCTATCTCGGCGAGACCGACTGGCTGACTTACGAATTCCCGCCCTATGACGGGCCGCAAACGCATCGGCTGGCGAAATTCCGCGGCCAGCGCCAAAAATGGTTCGCGCTGCGCTTCACCGGCAAGGATGACGAGATCGATCCGCTGACGCCGCGCAACGGACAACCCGCGGAGTTCGACGCCTGGCGCTGGGAGCGGCTCGATCGTGTCCCCGACGTCGTGGTGCCGTTCCGCCGCCACGTCTACAGTGCGGTGGCGCAGCAGTTTGCGTCCTTCGCAAACTAA
- a CDS encoding RNA pyrophosphohydrolase yields MARYEDLPYRTCVGVMLLNKDGLVFIGRRAGGIEHVDDTHVWQMPQGGVDPGEDNWEAAKRELYEETSVRSVERLGEVPDWLTYDIPRTVAGRTWKGRYRGQRQKWFAVRFTGKDSEINVEKPGGGHKAEFVSWRWEPMKNLTGLIVPFKRPVYERVVKEFSALAQD; encoded by the coding sequence ATGGCGCGTTACGAGGATCTGCCCTACCGGACCTGCGTCGGCGTGATGTTGCTCAATAAGGACGGACTGGTGTTCATCGGCCGCCGCGCCGGTGGCATCGAGCATGTCGACGACACCCATGTCTGGCAGATGCCGCAGGGCGGCGTCGATCCCGGCGAGGACAATTGGGAGGCCGCCAAGCGCGAGCTCTATGAGGAGACCAGCGTGCGTTCGGTCGAGCGGCTCGGCGAGGTTCCGGACTGGCTCACTTACGACATTCCCCGCACGGTCGCCGGGCGCACCTGGAAGGGCCGCTACCGCGGTCAGCGCCAGAAATGGTTCGCGGTCCGCTTCACCGGCAAGGACAGCGAGATCAACGTCGAAAAGCCCGGCGGCGGCCACAAGGCCGAATTCGTGAGCTGGCGCTGGGAGCCGATGAAGAACCTGACCGGGCTGATCGTCCCGTTCAAGCGCCCGGTCTACGAGCGCGTGGTGAAGGAATTTTCCGCGCTGGCGCAGGATTAG
- a CDS encoding divergent polysaccharide deacetylase family protein, with the protein MTETADDLSAPLGRDKPRRKRRLRLPFTAMQLLAVLLGLFLVSFAGFAIFNKDPLGGEPMTRLAIREPNAVDKAGDDKPAASGHGQESKQETKHETKEAPKQAGEQKTVTMIDGSTGTRHDVVIGGDPAGKSEAASASAPPPVMAGIDPKLLEKSRYGMIPAMSGDLKPFNVYAADADRAKAAKMPVVAILIGGLGVGAAKTTDAIMRLPAAVTLAFTPYGSDPGKLAERARAQRHEIFLQIPMEPYDFPDNDPGPQTLLTSLSADQNMDRLYWHLSRMQGYAGLTNFMGARFIATEPAMQPIIREAARRGLGFFDDGSSPRSIAPQAAGSLAMPFGKGDIAIDAVPTPAEIDRALTKLEAAARERGVAVGTASALPVSIERIGAWTKTLGDRGILLVPLTTAMLKSKSS; encoded by the coding sequence ATGACTGAAACGGCCGATGATCTGAGCGCCCCGCTTGGACGGGACAAGCCGCGCCGGAAACGCCGGCTGCGGCTGCCGTTCACGGCCATGCAGCTGCTCGCTGTCCTGCTCGGCCTGTTCCTGGTCAGCTTTGCCGGCTTCGCCATCTTCAACAAGGATCCGCTCGGCGGCGAACCGATGACGCGGCTCGCGATCCGCGAACCCAATGCCGTAGACAAGGCCGGCGACGACAAGCCGGCCGCTTCCGGCCACGGCCAGGAAAGCAAGCAGGAGACGAAGCACGAGACCAAGGAGGCGCCGAAGCAGGCGGGCGAGCAGAAGACCGTCACCATGATCGACGGTTCCACCGGCACGCGCCACGACGTGGTGATCGGCGGCGATCCCGCCGGCAAGAGCGAGGCGGCCTCGGCCTCCGCACCGCCGCCCGTCATGGCCGGCATCGACCCAAAGCTCCTCGAGAAATCGCGCTACGGCATGATCCCCGCGATGTCCGGCGACCTCAAGCCGTTCAACGTCTATGCGGCGGATGCCGACCGCGCCAAGGCCGCCAAGATGCCGGTGGTCGCGATCCTGATCGGCGGCCTCGGCGTCGGCGCCGCCAAGACCACCGATGCCATCATGCGTCTGCCAGCGGCGGTGACGCTGGCCTTCACGCCTTATGGCTCCGATCCAGGAAAACTCGCCGAGCGAGCTCGCGCCCAGCGCCACGAGATCTTCCTCCAGATCCCGATGGAGCCCTATGACTTCCCGGACAACGATCCGGGACCGCAGACGCTGCTGACGTCGCTGAGTGCCGACCAGAACATGGACCGCCTGTACTGGCATCTGAGCCGGATGCAGGGCTATGCCGGCCTCACCAATTTCATGGGCGCCCGCTTCATCGCAACGGAGCCGGCGATGCAGCCGATCATTCGCGAGGCGGCCAGGCGCGGCCTCGGCTTCTTCGACGACGGCTCATCGCCCCGCAGCATCGCACCTCAGGCCGCCGGCAGCCTGGCGATGCCGTTCGGCAAGGGCGATATCGCGATCGACGCGGTGCCGACCCCGGCCGAGATCGATCGCGCCCTGACCAAGCTCGAAGCGGCGGCGCGCGAACGCGGCGTGGCCGTAGGCACCGCCTCCGCCCTTCCGGTCTCGATCGAGCGCATCGGCGCCTGGACCAAGACATTGGGCGACCGAGGTATCCTTTTGGTGCCATTGACAACCGCGATGCTGAAATCAAAATCCAGCTAA
- a CDS encoding S41 family peptidase yields the protein MMRKTSVILLSAATGAALTLFVTQPRAVFMGSSARAATADTYRQLNLFGDVFERVRSDYVEKPDDTKLIESAISGMLTGLDPHSSYMDAKSFRDMQVQTRGEFGGLGIEVTMEDGLIKVVSPIDDTPASRAGVMANDIITNLDDEAVQGLTLNQAVEKMRGPVNTKIKLKIIRKGQDNPIDVTLVRDNIRVRSVRARIEADDIAYIRITTFNEQTTEGLKREVANLSNQIGDKLKGYVIDLRNNPGGLLEEAVTVSDSFLEKGEIVSTRGRNAEETQRRTAHTGDLTKGKPVIVLVNGGSASASEIVAGALQDHKRATIVGTRSFGKGSVQTIIPLGSGNGALRLTTARYYTPSGKSIQAKGIVPDIEVLQDVPDELKSRTDTKGEASLRGHLKNDGDEKTGSQSYVPPDAKDDKALKLADDLLHGIKNSASAAPTPGGDNKATADRPKAAN from the coding sequence ATGATGCGCAAGACTTCAGTTATCCTCCTCAGCGCGGCCACCGGTGCGGCGCTGACGCTGTTCGTGACGCAACCGCGCGCGGTCTTCATGGGCTCCAGCGCGCGAGCCGCCACCGCGGACACCTATCGCCAGCTCAATTTATTCGGCGACGTCTTCGAGCGCGTGCGCTCGGACTATGTCGAGAAGCCCGACGACACCAAGCTGATCGAATCCGCGATCAGCGGCATGCTCACCGGTCTCGATCCGCATTCGAGCTACATGGACGCCAAGAGCTTCCGCGACATGCAGGTGCAGACCCGCGGTGAGTTCGGCGGCCTCGGTATCGAAGTCACGATGGAAGACGGCCTGATCAAGGTGGTCTCGCCGATCGACGACACACCGGCCTCGCGCGCCGGCGTCATGGCCAACGACATCATCACCAATCTCGACGACGAAGCGGTGCAGGGTCTGACCCTGAACCAGGCGGTCGAGAAGATGCGCGGCCCCGTCAACACCAAGATCAAGCTCAAGATCATCCGCAAAGGCCAGGACAATCCGATCGACGTCACGCTGGTGCGCGACAACATCCGCGTCCGTTCGGTGCGCGCCCGCATCGAGGCCGACGACATCGCCTATATCCGCATCACCACCTTCAACGAGCAGACCACCGAAGGCCTGAAGCGCGAGGTCGCCAACCTCTCGAATCAGATCGGCGACAAGCTGAAGGGCTACGTCATCGACCTCCGCAACAACCCGGGCGGGCTGCTCGAGGAAGCGGTCACCGTCTCCGACTCCTTCCTGGAGAAGGGCGAGATCGTCTCGACCCGCGGCCGCAATGCCGAGGAGACCCAGCGCCGTACCGCGCATACCGGCGACCTCACCAAGGGCAAGCCTGTCATCGTGCTGGTCAATGGCGGCTCGGCTTCGGCGTCGGAGATCGTCGCCGGCGCGCTGCAGGACCACAAGCGTGCGACCATCGTCGGCACGCGCTCGTTCGGCAAGGGCTCGGTGCAGACCATCATTCCGCTCGGCTCCGGCAACGGCGCGCTGCGTCTGACCACGGCGCGCTACTACACGCCGTCGGGCAAGTCGATCCAGGCCAAGGGCATCGTGCCCGACATCGAAGTGCTGCAGGACGTTCCGGACGAGCTGAAGTCGCGCACCGACACCAAGGGCGAAGCATCGCTGCGCGGCCATCTCAAGAACGACGGCGACGAGAAGACCGGCTCGCAGTCCTACGTTCCGCCGGACGCCAAGGACGACAAGGCGCTCAAGCTCGCCGACGATTTGCTCCACGGCATCAAGAACAGCGCCTCCGCGGCCCCCACGCCGGGCGGCGACAACAAGGCCACGGCCGACAGGCCCAAAGCAGCGAACTAG
- a CDS encoding murein hydrolase activator EnvC, producing MRAPVLNLLLIAGVAGASLAQAQTPAPQTAAVAPDAIKQREQELEAARASKKSAEEAQAKLKAEITSLGQDRTQLNQQLIDTAANVRTVETKIDEAEARLRSLNGREQAMRSSLDLRRADIVEVLAALQRAGRRTPPALLVRPEDALQSLRTAMLLGAVVPELRGRAEKIAGELGELVALRKTIATERDQLASDRDKVRNDQTRLAALVDERQRQQASREKDLDAENARAVALSRQVGDLQGLIAKMEQDLQSAAKAAEKAAEAARQAEAKAAANAAASAKTGPGAFKDRSRTTPAMAFAAAKGLLPLPVNGNKIRDFGGSDGLGGVQKGISLATRPGSQVTTPCDGWVVYAGPFRSYGQLLILNAGGGYHVLIAGMERISVNIGQFVLTGEPVATMGSTSQVASILATNASQPVLYVEFRKDGTPIDPGPWWAANEGEKVRG from the coding sequence ATGCGAGCGCCTGTCCTCAACCTGCTGCTGATCGCTGGCGTTGCCGGCGCAAGCCTCGCGCAAGCTCAGACGCCTGCGCCGCAGACTGCGGCCGTCGCGCCCGATGCGATCAAGCAGCGCGAGCAGGAGCTCGAAGCCGCGCGCGCCAGCAAGAAGAGCGCGGAGGAAGCGCAGGCCAAGCTCAAGGCCGAGATCACCTCGCTCGGCCAGGACCGCACCCAGCTCAATCAACAGTTGATCGACACCGCCGCCAATGTGCGCACCGTCGAGACCAAGATCGACGAGGCCGAAGCCCGGCTGCGATCGCTGAACGGCCGCGAGCAGGCGATGCGCAGCTCGCTCGATTTACGCCGCGCCGACATCGTCGAGGTGCTGGCGGCCTTGCAGCGCGCCGGAAGGCGGACGCCGCCGGCACTTCTGGTACGGCCCGAGGATGCCCTGCAATCGCTGCGCACGGCGATGCTGCTCGGAGCCGTGGTGCCGGAATTGCGCGGCCGCGCCGAGAAGATCGCGGGCGAGCTCGGCGAGCTCGTGGCCTTGCGCAAGACCATCGCGACCGAGCGCGACCAGCTCGCCTCCGACCGCGACAAGGTGCGTAACGACCAGACCCGGCTCGCGGCTCTGGTCGACGAGCGGCAGCGCCAGCAGGCGTCGCGTGAAAAGGACCTCGACGCCGAGAATGCGCGCGCCGTCGCGCTCTCGCGACAGGTCGGCGATCTCCAGGGGCTGATCGCCAAGATGGAGCAGGATCTGCAAAGTGCCGCCAAGGCGGCCGAGAAGGCGGCTGAGGCCGCCAGGCAGGCCGAGGCCAAGGCGGCTGCAAACGCGGCCGCCAGCGCCAAGACCGGCCCGGGCGCTTTCAAGGACCGTTCCCGGACCACCCCTGCGATGGCCTTCGCCGCGGCCAAGGGCCTGCTGCCTCTTCCGGTTAACGGTAACAAGATCAGGGATTTCGGCGGTTCGGACGGGCTCGGCGGGGTCCAGAAGGGCATTTCGCTGGCGACCAGGCCCGGCTCCCAGGTCACGACGCCGTGTGATGGCTGGGTTGTCTATGCCGGCCCCTTCCGCAGCTATGGACAACTCTTGATCCTCAATGCCGGGGGCGGGTATCATGTGCTGATCGCCGGGATGGAGCGCATTTCGGTCAACATCGGTCAGTTTGTGCTCACGGGGGAGCCTGTCGCGACCATGGGGTCGACTTCTCAAGTCGCCTCCATTCTCGCCACGAACGCGAGTCAACCTGTGCTCTATGTCGAGTTCCGCAAAGACGGCACTCCAATCGATCCAGGCCCATGGTGGGCCGCAAATGAAGGCGAGAAGGTTCGCGGATGA
- the rlmH gene encoding 23S rRNA (pseudouridine(1915)-N(3))-methyltransferase RlmH, which translates to MRIAVIAVGRLKQGPERELAERYFERFDEAGRKLGFRELAVHELPESRARDTATRMAEEAAAISAHVPEKSVLVALDERGQNLDSTVFARHLGRWRDEGAGHTIFMIGGADGLSPELRRKAKLAIAFGSATWPHQMVRVMLLEQLYRAATILAGHPYHRA; encoded by the coding sequence ATGCGCATAGCCGTCATTGCGGTGGGCCGGCTGAAGCAGGGCCCCGAACGGGAGCTTGCCGAGCGCTATTTCGAGCGGTTCGACGAGGCCGGCCGCAAGCTCGGATTCCGCGAGCTCGCCGTCCACGAATTGCCCGAAAGCCGTGCGCGCGATACCGCGACGCGGATGGCCGAAGAGGCGGCGGCGATCTCCGCACATGTTCCCGAAAAATCGGTCTTGGTGGCGCTGGACGAGCGCGGCCAAAATCTGGATTCGACCGTATTCGCACGGCATCTCGGGCGCTGGCGCGACGAGGGTGCCGGTCATACTATCTTCATGATCGGAGGGGCGGACGGACTTTCGCCCGAATTGCGCCGTAAGGCCAAGCTCGCGATCGCGTTCGGCTCTGCGACCTGGCCGCATCAAATGGTCCGCGTCATGCTTCTGGAACAGCTTTATCGGGCCGCCACCATTCTCGCCGGCCACCCCTATCACCGCGCGTGA
- the rsfS gene encoding ribosome silencing factor — MKAQPDADKTLSLILSRLDDMKAEETVTIDLRGKSAYSDYMIVTTGRVNRHVGAIAENVAKGLKENGIKNIHVEGLPNCDWVLIDSGDVIVHVFRPEVREFYNLERLYTQGPGAAKAI; from the coding sequence TTGAAGGCGCAACCCGACGCCGACAAGACGCTGAGCCTGATCCTCTCCCGCCTCGACGACATGAAGGCGGAAGAGACGGTCACCATCGACCTTCGCGGCAAATCGGCCTACTCCGACTACATGATCGTCACCACCGGCCGGGTGAACCGGCACGTTGGCGCGATCGCGGAGAACGTCGCCAAAGGCCTCAAGGAAAACGGCATCAAGAACATCCACGTCGAGGGCTTGCCCAATTGCGACTGGGTGCTGATCGATTCCGGCGATGTGATCGTGCACGTGTTCAGACCCGAGGTCCGCGAGTTCTACAATCTCGAAAGATTGTACACGCAGGGCCCAGGGGCGGCGAAGGCGATCTGA